One region of Prosthecobacter fusiformis genomic DNA includes:
- a CDS encoding response regulator transcription factor → MTCLIIDDEVQIRRLLRLALESRGHTVREAEAGQQGLQEAAFHKPDAVLLDLGLPDMDGLEVLKRLREWSDVPVLILSVRDQESVKVAALENGADDYVTKPFGTAELMARLTAITRRQRSVEVADVTLGPLHVSFADHAVTLKGVEIKLTPTEYALMKAMARHPGKIITQQALIKTVWPGLNADQTASLRVHVNHLRSKIGSEVEIRNEPGIGYRLLSAEG, encoded by the coding sequence ATGACCTGCCTGATCATTGATGATGAAGTCCAGATCCGCCGGCTGCTGCGCCTGGCGCTGGAATCACGCGGCCACACGGTCCGTGAGGCGGAGGCCGGGCAGCAGGGGCTGCAGGAGGCGGCTTTTCATAAACCGGATGCGGTGCTGCTGGACCTGGGCCTGCCGGACATGGACGGGTTGGAGGTGCTGAAACGGCTGCGCGAATGGAGCGATGTACCTGTGCTGATTTTGAGTGTCCGAGATCAGGAGAGCGTAAAGGTGGCGGCGCTGGAAAACGGAGCGGATGATTACGTCACGAAGCCTTTTGGCACGGCGGAGCTGATGGCCCGGCTCACGGCCATCACACGCAGGCAGCGCAGCGTGGAAGTGGCGGATGTCACGCTCGGGCCTTTGCATGTGAGCTTTGCGGACCATGCCGTGACGTTGAAGGGGGTGGAGATCAAACTGACGCCGACAGAGTATGCGCTGATGAAGGCGATGGCCCGTCATCCGGGAAAAATCATCACCCAGCAGGCGCTCATAAAAACCGTCTGGCCCGGCCTGAATGCGGACCAGACGGCGTCACTGCGCGTGCATGTGAATCATCTGCGGAGCAAGATCGGCAGCGAGGTGGAGATCCGGAACGAACCTGGAATCGGCTACCGGCTGCTGAGTGCGGAAGGATGA
- a CDS encoding sulfatase, producing the protein MKLTRLLPALLGLFTLSLSAAEKPDVLFIAVDDLNDWVGHLKGHPQARTPNIDRLVARGTTFTNAHCAAPACNPSRAALMSGLRPWQTGIYTNDDPAGGVMKDTLTLNRHFLAQGYNTQGGGKIYHGGPSEGREDTWTKWMGLFDGTKNHEGNMNGLNNGHFDWGPLDSKTEEMGDYKLTDWAINELKTAPTDKPLFLAVGYVKPHLPWYVPKEYFDRFPLDSIQLPLVKEDDIDDLPKAGLNMAKPAGDHAAVIKANQWKQAVQAYLATISFLDDQVGRLLDGLDASPRKDKTIIVWWTDHGWALGEKQHWRKFALWEETTRTSCAIVVPGMTQPGSVCAAPVDYLNIYPTLCEVTGLPLPEHVKGASLVPLLKDPKAAWDHVAICSHGRGNHAVRDAQWRYIRYADGSEELYDHTKDPNEWTNLAGEVGMSDIKTKLATSLPAADSEVPAVAKKKEGKKGKGDGKNKGKKKKADKKKTEE; encoded by the coding sequence ATGAAACTGACGCGCCTCCTTCCCGCCCTGCTGGGCCTGTTCACTTTGAGCCTCTCCGCCGCTGAAAAGCCGGACGTGCTCTTCATCGCCGTCGATGATCTCAATGACTGGGTAGGCCATTTGAAGGGCCATCCCCAGGCCAGGACACCGAACATTGACCGCCTGGTCGCCCGTGGCACCACCTTCACCAATGCCCACTGCGCAGCGCCTGCTTGCAATCCTTCCCGTGCGGCCCTGATGAGCGGCTTGCGTCCCTGGCAGACCGGCATCTACACAAATGACGATCCTGCAGGAGGCGTGATGAAGGACACCCTCACCCTCAACCGCCACTTCCTGGCCCAAGGCTACAACACCCAGGGGGGTGGCAAGATCTATCACGGCGGTCCCAGCGAAGGCCGCGAGGATACCTGGACAAAATGGATGGGTCTGTTTGACGGGACTAAAAACCATGAGGGCAACATGAACGGCCTCAACAACGGCCATTTCGACTGGGGTCCGCTGGACTCAAAGACGGAGGAGATGGGCGACTATAAACTCACCGACTGGGCCATCAACGAACTCAAAACCGCTCCCACAGACAAACCCCTTTTTCTGGCCGTCGGTTATGTGAAACCACACCTTCCATGGTATGTCCCGAAGGAGTACTTTGACCGTTTCCCCCTGGACAGCATCCAGCTTCCGCTGGTCAAAGAAGATGACATTGATGACCTCCCGAAAGCAGGCCTGAACATGGCCAAACCCGCTGGCGACCACGCTGCTGTGATCAAGGCGAACCAGTGGAAGCAGGCCGTGCAGGCTTACCTCGCCACCATCTCCTTTCTGGATGACCAGGTGGGCCGTCTGCTGGACGGACTGGACGCCAGCCCGCGCAAGGACAAGACCATCATCGTCTGGTGGACCGACCATGGCTGGGCCCTGGGTGAAAAACAGCATTGGCGTAAGTTTGCCCTTTGGGAGGAAACCACCCGCACCTCCTGCGCCATCGTCGTTCCTGGCATGACCCAGCCGGGCAGCGTTTGTGCAGCCCCGGTGGACTATTTGAACATCTATCCCACCCTGTGTGAAGTGACCGGTCTTCCCCTGCCTGAGCATGTGAAAGGTGCCAGCCTCGTCCCCTTGCTCAAGGACCCGAAAGCCGCCTGGGACCACGTCGCCATCTGCAGCCATGGCCGGGGTAACCATGCCGTCCGCGATGCGCAGTGGCGCTACATCCGTTATGCCGATGGCAGCGAGGAGCTCTACGACCATACCAAGGACCCAAATGAATGGACCAACCTGGCCGGTGAAGTGGGCATGAGCGACATCAAGACCAAGCTCGCCACCTCACTTCCCGCTGCTGATTCCGAAGTCCCCGCAGTCGCTAAGAAAAAAGAAGGCAAAAAAGGCAAAGGGGACGGAAAGAACAAAGGTAAAAAGAAGAAGGCTGACAAGAAAAAGACCGAGGAATAA
- a CDS encoding ice-binding family protein has translation MTVALPGGTLWAANAVPVNLGTAKNFGALAGAAISGTGQVKGNVGSGSGAIAPAITSTGTIYPTGDAVVTTALTDVATAYAEAKNRAPDSILSAAAFELGGKTLTPGVHKIGAAATLGSPVTLDAQGDPDAVFIIQIGAAFSATASVGNVILANDAQSANIFWIVEGAVSMGASIKMEGNILGNAAVTFGATTTVNGRLLAGATAGTIAMATAINVPVDPSVVGDRVWFDSNVNGIQDPSETAGFSNIPVSLMQLVLEKKTLELGTAANFGALAGAAISGSANVTGNVGSGTGAIAAGITSTGTVYATGHAAVMTALADFETAYNDGKNRTPDELLSAAAFELGGKTLKPGVYKIGAAATLASSVTLDAEGDAEAVFIIQIVGAFGTTAATGNVILANNAKSANVYWIVEGAVSLGAGTHMRGNILGGAAITFGVTTNISGRAMAGKAAGTIALATTVSAVTGAPPVGFPDPIVVATTVTDVGGNYLFEGVQPGTLFVRWDLTNFTTDYRVTDPNQGEDDTLDSNSESGDVGGYVDSTEFVVLGGTTHLGVDLGLAETLPAVKTAARNELTATRQAYLLANPYTSENWTALLDAKTDGDTAINAATDPAGVAAAKAAALAAMDAVPTVPDTLAEAKVAAKTDLTTALAAYPEVNYTPENWTTLTTAKTNGDTAIQAAANLAGVATARSAALAAMTAVPTVAGTLAAAKTAALGDFALVVVTYLQANYTSENWTVVQAANENGQTAINEATNLAGVVTATNLALATLDAVPTFTESMATARAAALSALSTALATYLEANYYTFESWTALIAARTAGSAAINAATDPAGVATAATTALEAMAAVPTLTVTLAGAKVAALNDLDAVVATYVVGNYTTENWTTLQTAIANGQAAINAATNLADLATAINTALATMDAVPVINGDMELARATALNALTTAFVTHLEDNDYTAENLLALITARATGSLEINQAIDSAGVATAATTALAAMAAVPTITGTLAVVKAAALNDFELVVETYLEASYTSENWMALQTAIANGQAAINAATDLAGVAAATNEALEALDAVPVINETLATVRAAALNDLTTAFTTYLGANNYTSENLLALIAARATGSAAVNAATDAASVTTARDEALTAMDTVPTFSETLVTTQTLAQENLTTALATYLEANYTVESWTALILAQTTGQAAINAATDPAGVALATSAALAAMNAVPTIAEETLAAVKAAALANLAALAATYQESNFTSEEWEALQLALANAQAAILAATNAASVALATSAALTALDVVQTNAETLAAAQEAALASLAAVAATYQEANFTPAEWAALQLALANAQAAILAATNLTDVATATNTALAAIAETLAVVKATALANLAALAATYQESNFTSEEWEALQLALANAQAAIIAATNPAGVAAATSAALAALDAVPTSAETLAAAVAAALANLAAVAATYQEANFTPEEWAALQLALANAQAAINAATTLTGVATATNTGVTTLAILATEAQEVTITLVTPATGTTVGGTQVTLTGTNFTGATSVTFNGISASFIVNSPTQITATTPARAAGTVSVIVTTPSGSNIANSLFTYWTPTVLVIGNGIIIDNGETSPSLEDLTAFGSVSLLNAQVTRTFTIQNNGTAAFVLTGTPAVQILGGDAADFKVTALPSSSIAVGQSTTFAITFDPSLPGLRTATLSIASNNPDLNPLTFAVSGFGTLSRSLAQTIVFNAPATHYLGQGPLTLTAEASSGLPVLLQLLGPATLAGSILTPTGVGQVTVRATQVGGGNYAAAKIVTRVITVKANPTVLTLTGLSQRYNGTPKAIGSVGTTSPVTVTYQVGGVFRTTPPTAAGRYAVVAVAGGVTKKGTLVITQAPLYVVPQDKRKLSGEINPLLDLVYEGFVGSDTSAVLTKVPTLSTSAKVTSVGGTYPITAKSGLAANYTLIYRQGTLVVEGFAAGYEALLADGGNLPSGKLSLTVASSGKTFSGTMALAGETSTLRLSGALITNFLTERSTGAATVLSQGATYAVSFTLTLKGELTGTLTKNSQPLATFPDGQRLLLLPSGAKVNFSGAYTGVLEPAQPLVVGVPRGAGWARATVSTRGAIALVGKLGDGTAFTTSVLPSQEETPSYRLWVQPYKPARVETFLSGTFEMQPNSLNSQRFLVTEPSLVWAKAPWPTDKSYPLGFVPLTIGLTLDPWVKPTATLPLTSLLGLTGDTFVVLHSATGSTSHASLPTTMTLSSRNVFVVPGINNLTKWKTTLNTTNGTFTGSFELMDAGVKRVAIISGVLRQPAGNDVQLIGDGNFVIPATPGGVETVSGEVLFKLP, from the coding sequence ATGACTGTGGCGCTCCCTGGCGGAACGTTGTGGGCGGCCAATGCGGTGCCTGTCAATCTGGGAACAGCTAAGAATTTCGGAGCTCTGGCAGGTGCGGCGATCTCGGGGACAGGTCAGGTCAAAGGAAATGTGGGGTCAGGATCGGGTGCCATCGCCCCGGCGATCACCTCGACAGGAACCATTTACCCCACTGGTGATGCGGTTGTCACAACAGCTTTGACCGATGTGGCCACGGCTTACGCTGAGGCTAAAAATCGAGCGCCTGATTCTATATTGTCAGCAGCAGCTTTTGAGCTGGGCGGAAAGACTTTAACGCCCGGTGTCCATAAAATCGGCGCGGCGGCGACTTTGGGCTCCCCGGTTACTCTGGATGCCCAAGGAGACCCTGACGCTGTTTTCATCATCCAAATCGGAGCAGCATTCAGTGCAACAGCATCCGTGGGGAATGTGATTTTGGCGAACGATGCGCAAAGCGCGAATATTTTTTGGATCGTGGAAGGGGCCGTTTCCATGGGGGCCAGTATCAAAATGGAGGGAAATATCCTCGGAAATGCTGCGGTCACCTTTGGTGCGACCACCACCGTCAACGGGCGTCTTCTGGCCGGCGCGACTGCCGGCACCATCGCCATGGCCACTGCAATTAACGTACCGGTGGATCCTTCGGTCGTGGGCGACCGGGTCTGGTTCGATTCGAACGTCAATGGCATTCAAGATCCGTCTGAAACCGCCGGGTTCTCTAACATTCCAGTTTCCCTGATGCAGCTTGTGTTGGAAAAAAAGACCCTTGAACTTGGAACGGCAGCTAATTTCGGAGCCCTGGCAGGTGCGGCCATTTCTGGATCAGCCAATGTGACTGGCAATGTGGGGTCGGGCACGGGTGCCATCGCCGCAGGGATCACTTCGACAGGAACCGTTTACGCCACGGGTCATGCAGCGGTCATGACGGCTCTGGCCGATTTTGAGACCGCTTACAATGATGGCAAAAATCGAACACCGGATGAGCTCTTATCTGCCGCTGCCTTTGAGCTGGGCGGAAAGACCTTAAAGCCCGGTGTTTATAAAATCGGCGCGGCGGCGACTTTGGCCTCTTCAGTCACTCTTGATGCCGAAGGTGATGCTGAGGCTGTCTTCATCATCCAAATCGTCGGCGCGTTTGGCACGACGGCGGCAACAGGGAATGTGATTTTGGCCAACAATGCTAAAAGCGCGAATGTTTATTGGATCGTGGAAGGGGCTGTTTCTCTGGGGGCAGGCACTCACATGAGGGGAAACATCCTCGGCGGCGCGGCGATCACCTTTGGTGTGACGACCAACATCAGCGGCCGGGCAATGGCAGGCAAAGCTGCAGGCACCATCGCCTTAGCCACGACGGTTTCAGCAGTCACAGGAGCTCCCCCCGTCGGATTTCCAGACCCCATTGTAGTGGCTACCACCGTCACCGATGTCGGCGGGAACTATTTATTTGAAGGGGTGCAGCCGGGCACATTATTCGTCCGCTGGGATCTGACTAACTTCACCACCGATTACCGCGTCACCGACCCCAATCAGGGTGAAGATGATACGCTGGACAGCAATAGCGAGTCCGGTGACGTCGGCGGTTATGTCGATTCTACGGAATTTGTGGTTTTGGGCGGCACCACCCACCTCGGTGTGGACCTCGGGCTGGCCGAGACCCTGCCGGCGGTCAAGACGGCGGCGAGGAACGAACTAACGGCGACGCGGCAGGCCTATCTGTTAGCGAACCCCTACACCTCCGAGAACTGGACGGCCCTGCTCGATGCCAAGACGGATGGCGACACCGCGATCAACGCGGCGACTGATCCTGCTGGCGTGGCTGCAGCAAAGGCCGCAGCTCTGGCGGCAATGGACGCGGTGCCCACAGTGCCCGATACACTGGCGGAGGCCAAAGTGGCGGCGAAAACTGACCTGACGACGGCGCTGGCGGCCTATCCGGAAGTAAACTACACTCCCGAGAACTGGACGACACTGACAACCGCCAAGACGAACGGTGACACGGCGATCCAGGCAGCCGCCAATCTGGCAGGCGTGGCGACGGCGAGGAGCGCGGCACTGGCGGCGATGACTGCGGTACCCACGGTGGCCGGGACGCTGGCTGCGGCCAAGACGGCAGCGCTGGGCGACTTTGCGCTGGTGGTAGTGACCTATCTGCAAGCCAACTACACATCCGAGAACTGGACGGTTGTTCAAGCCGCCAATGAGAATGGCCAAACCGCGATCAATGAGGCAACGAATTTGGCAGGCGTGGTGACGGCGACAAACCTAGCGCTGGCCACGTTGGACGCGGTGCCGACCTTCACCGAGAGCATGGCAACGGCCAGGGCAGCGGCGCTGAGCGCCCTGTCAACGGCGCTGGCGACCTATCTGGAAGCCAACTATTACACCTTCGAAAGCTGGACGGCGCTAATCGCCGCCAGGACGGCAGGCAGTGCAGCGATCAACGCGGCCACTGATCCAGCAGGCGTGGCGACGGCGGCAACCACCGCGCTGGAGGCCATGGCTGCGGTCCCCACCCTTACTGTGACGCTGGCCGGGGCCAAGGTGGCCGCGCTGAACGACTTAGACGCAGTGGTAGCGACCTATGTGGTGGGGAACTACACCACCGAGAACTGGACGACTCTTCAAACCGCCATTGCGAATGGCCAGGCAGCGATCAATGCCGCGACGAATCTGGCAGACTTGGCAACGGCGATCAATACAGCGCTGGCCACGATGGACGCGGTGCCGGTCATCAACGGGGACATGGAGCTGGCCAGGGCGACGGCGCTAAACGCCCTGACAACGGCGTTTGTGACCCATCTGGAAGACAACGACTACACCGCCGAAAACTTGCTAGCGCTGATCACCGCGAGGGCGACAGGTAGTTTAGAGATCAATCAGGCCATTGATTCGGCAGGCGTAGCGACGGCGGCAACCACAGCGCTGGCGGCGATGGCTGCGGTGCCCACGATTACCGGAACGCTGGCAGTGGTCAAGGCAGCAGCACTGAACGACTTTGAGCTAGTGGTAGAGACCTATCTGGAGGCGAGCTACACTTCTGAGAACTGGATGGCGTTGCAAACCGCCATTGCAAATGGCCAAGCAGCGATCAATGCCGCGACGGATCTGGCAGGTGTGGCAGCGGCGACCAACGAGGCGCTGGAAGCATTGGATGCGGTACCGGTTATCAACGAGACCCTTGCTACGGTCAGGGCGGCGGCGCTCAACGACCTGACAACGGCGTTTACAACCTACCTTGGAGCCAACAACTACACCTCCGAAAACTTGCTGGCGCTGATCGCCGCCAGGGCGACTGGTAGCGCAGCGGTCAACGCAGCCACTGATGCGGCCAGCGTAACGACGGCGAGGGATGAGGCTCTGACGGCCATGGACACAGTGCCGACGTTTTCCGAGACGCTGGTCACGACTCAGACACTAGCGCAGGAAAACCTGACGACGGCACTGGCGACCTATCTGGAGGCAAACTACACTGTTGAGAGCTGGACGGCCCTGATCCTCGCCCAAACGACTGGCCAGGCAGCGATCAATGCCGCGACCGATCCGGCAGGTGTGGCACTGGCGACGAGCGCGGCGCTGGCGGCGATGAATGCGGTGCCGACGATTGCCGAAGAAACGCTGGCGGCGGTCAAGGCGGCGGCGCTGGCCAACCTGGCGGCACTGGCAGCGACCTATCAGGAATCAAACTTCACGTCTGAGGAATGGGAAGCCCTGCAACTCGCCCTGGCCAATGCCCAGGCAGCGATCCTTGCCGCGACCAATGCGGCAAGTGTGGCGCTGGCGACGAGCGCAGCGCTGACGGCGCTAGATGTGGTGCAGACGAATGCCGAAACCCTGGCAGCGGCCCAGGAGGCGGCGCTGGCCAGCTTGGCGGCGGTGGCAGCGACCTATCAGGAAGCAAACTTTACCCCTGCGGAATGGGCAGCCCTGCAGCTCGCCCTGGCCAATGCCCAGGCAGCGATCCTTGCCGCGACCAATCTGACAGACGTGGCCACGGCCACGAACACGGCGCTGGCGGCGATTGCCGAAACGCTGGCGGTGGTTAAAGCCACCGCGCTGGCCAACTTGGCGGCCCTGGCAGCGACCTATCAGGAATCAAACTTCACCTCTGAAGAATGGGAGGCGCTCCAGCTCGCCCTGGCCAATGCCCAGGCAGCGATCATTGCCGCGACCAATCCGGCAGGTGTGGCGGCTGCGACAAGCGCGGCTCTGGCGGCGCTGGACGCGGTGCCGACGAGTGCAGAAACGCTTGCTGCGGCCGTGGCGGCGGCGCTGGCCAACCTGGCGGCGGTGGCAGCGACCTATCAGGAAGCAAACTTTACGCCTGAAGAATGGGCGGCCCTTCAGCTCGCCTTGGCCAATGCCCAGGCAGCGATCAATGCCGCGACCACCCTGACAGGCGTGGCGACTGCGACAAACACAGGGGTGACCACGCTGGCCATTCTTGCCACCGAGGCCCAGGAGGTGACCATCACCCTCGTCACCCCCGCCACCGGCACAACGGTAGGCGGCACCCAGGTGACCCTCACTGGCACCAACTTCACTGGCGCCACATCAGTCACTTTTAATGGCATCAGTGCCAGCTTCATCGTGAACAGCCCCACCCAGATCACCGCCACCACCCCGGCCCGGGCCGCAGGCACCGTGAGTGTGATTGTCACCACCCCGAGCGGCAGCAATATCGCGAACAGCCTTTTCACCTACTGGACCCCCACTGTCCTAGTCATCGGCAATGGCATCATCATCGACAATGGAGAGACTTCCCCTTCCTTGGAGGATCTCACAGCCTTTGGCTCCGTCAGCCTCCTCAATGCTCAGGTGACGCGCACCTTCACCATCCAAAACAATGGCACCGCCGCCTTCGTTCTGACCGGCACCCCCGCCGTGCAGATCCTGGGCGGTGATGCGGCGGATTTTAAAGTGACGGCTCTACCCTCCAGCTCCATCGCTGTGGGGCAGTCCACGACTTTTGCGATCACTTTTGATCCCAGCCTGCCAGGCCTGCGCACAGCCACATTGAGCATTGCCAGCAATAACCCTGACCTCAATCCATTAACCTTTGCAGTGAGCGGGTTTGGCACCTTGAGCCGGTCACTGGCGCAAACAATCGTCTTCAACGCCCCGGCCACGCATTATCTCGGGCAGGGGCCCCTGACGCTGACCGCCGAGGCAAGCTCAGGCTTACCCGTGCTCCTGCAGCTCTTAGGACCTGCGACACTCGCGGGGTCGATCTTAACACCGACAGGTGTGGGTCAGGTGACCGTCCGGGCGACGCAGGTGGGCGGTGGGAACTACGCGGCCGCAAAAATCGTGACGCGCGTGATCACGGTGAAGGCAAATCCCACGGTGCTCACTCTTACCGGGCTGAGCCAGCGCTACAATGGCACGCCGAAGGCCATCGGGTCCGTAGGCACCACAAGCCCCGTGACCGTGACCTATCAAGTAGGAGGCGTCTTTCGCACGACACCCCCCACGGCCGCCGGGCGTTATGCCGTGGTGGCGGTTGCCGGTGGAGTGACTAAAAAAGGCACGCTCGTCATCACCCAAGCCCCACTCTACGTGGTGCCGCAGGACAAACGAAAGCTCTCAGGAGAAATCAATCCCCTGCTAGACCTAGTGTATGAGGGCTTTGTGGGGAGCGATACCTCAGCCGTGCTGACCAAAGTGCCCACGCTCTCGACGAGCGCCAAGGTGACCAGCGTCGGCGGCACGTATCCCATCACCGCCAAGAGCGGGCTGGCGGCCAATTACACCCTGATCTACCGCCAAGGCACGCTCGTGGTGGAGGGCTTTGCGGCTGGCTATGAGGCGCTTCTGGCAGATGGAGGAAACCTCCCCTCAGGCAAACTCAGCCTGACGGTGGCCTCGTCCGGCAAGACCTTTTCAGGCACGATGGCCCTAGCGGGGGAAACCTCCACCCTGCGGCTCTCAGGTGCGCTGATAACAAACTTCCTCACCGAGCGCTCGACGGGCGCAGCGACGGTGCTCAGCCAAGGCGCAACCTATGCAGTGAGCTTCACCCTCACGTTGAAGGGCGAGCTGACGGGTACCCTGACAAAAAACAGCCAGCCTCTTGCCACCTTCCCGGATGGCCAGCGTCTGCTGCTGCTGCCCAGCGGCGCGAAGGTGAACTTCAGCGGTGCCTACACAGGCGTGCTGGAGCCCGCACAGCCACTGGTTGTTGGGGTGCCACGCGGGGCAGGCTGGGCACGGGCTACGGTCAGCACTCGGGGGGCTATCGCCCTCGTTGGCAAGCTGGGAGATGGCACCGCCTTCACCACCTCCGTCCTCCCGAGTCAGGAAGAGACGCCCAGCTACCGGCTCTGGGTGCAGCCTTACAAACCTGCGCGGGTGGAGACCTTCTTGAGCGGCACCTTTGAGATGCAGCCAAACTCGCTCAACAGCCAGCGCTTCTTGGTGACGGAACCCTCGCTCGTCTGGGCCAAGGCCCCGTGGCCGACGGACAAAAGCTACCCGCTTGGCTTCGTCCCCTTAACCATAGGCTTGACGCTGGATCCCTGGGTGAAACCCACGGCCACCCTGCCGCTGACAAGTCTCCTGGGCCTGACGGGCGACACCTTCGTGGTGCTTCACAGCGCGACAGGCAGCACCTCCCATGCGAGCTTGCCCACCACCATGACGCTCAGCTCCCGCAACGTCTTCGTAGTCCCAGGCATTAACAACCTGACGAAATGGAAAACGACACTCAACACGACAAACGGCACCTTCACCGGCAGCTTCGAGCTCATGGATGCGGGCGTGAAGCGTGTGGCGATCATCAGCGGTGTGCTCAGGCAACCCGCAGGAAACGATGTCCAGCTCATCGGCGACGGGAACTTCGTGATCCCCGCCACACCTGGGGGAGTTGAGACCGTCAGCGGAGAAGTGCTGTTCAAGCTCCCTTGA